A stretch of the Thermanaerothrix sp. genome encodes the following:
- the ald gene encoding alanine dehydrogenase, translating into MKIGCPKEIKNHEYRVGLIXASVRAYVSSGHEVFIQKGAGLGSGIADEEYVAAGAKILETAEDVWAQSDMIVKVKEPLPQEYPLMREGQLVYTYFHFASDEELTKACMERKIVALAYETVMEADGSLPLLKPMSEVAGRMAPLMGSFYLGRAHGGRGLLVSGVPGVASANVLVLGGGVVGRNAARIAAGMGAKVTILDVKASTLEYLADTMPSNVFPVYSDPVTLEEGLKEADMVIGAVLIPGAKAPKLVRKEHLKMMKPGAVLVDVAIDQGGCFETSHATTHSDPIYVVDGILHYCVANMPGAYARTSTFALNNATIYYGKQLANKGYVQACKDNPALKKGLNMVMGKVTCEPVAEAFNLPYTPVDQVL; encoded by the coding sequence ATGAAGATAGGGTGCCCGAAGGAGATCAAGAACCATGAGTACCGGGTTGGGTTGATACNCGCATCGGTGAGGGCCTACGTGTCGTCTGGACATGAGGTGTTTATCCAGAAGGGGGCCGGCCTTGGCTCCGGCATAGCCGACGAGGAGTATGTGGCGGCGGGGGCCAAGATACTGGAGACTGCGGAGGACGTGTGGGCCCAGTCGGACATGATAGTGAAGGTCAAGGAGCCCCTTCCCCAGGAGTATCCCCTCATGAGGGAGGGACAGCTTGTTTACACCTACTTCCACTTCGCTTCCGACGAGGAGCTTACGAAGGCCTGCATGGAGAGGAAGATCGTGGCCTTGGCTTACGAGACCGTCATGGAGGCCGATGGCTCGTTGCCGCTTCTTAAGCCCATGAGCGAGGTGGCGGGCCGTATGGCACCCCTCATGGGCAGTTTCTACCTGGGCCGTGCCCATGGCGGCAGGGGGCTTTTGGTTTCCGGCGTGCCGGGGGTGGCTTCCGCCAACGTTCTGGTATTGGGTGGAGGCGTTGTGGGCCGCAACGCGGCTAGGATAGCCGCCGGCATGGGGGCCAAGGTTACTATCTTGGACGTGAAGGCCAGTACCCTGGAGTACCTGGCGGACACCATGCCAAGCAACGTTTTCCCCGTCTACAGCGACCCGGTTACCCTTGAAGAGGGGCTGAAGGAGGCGGACATGGTGATAGGGGCGGTTCTCATCCCCGGCGCCAAGGCCCCCAAGCTGGTGCGCAAGGAGCATCTGAAGATGATGAAGCCCGGGGCCGTGCTGGTGGATGTGGCCATAGACCAGGGAGGCTGCTTCGAGACCTCCCACGCCACCACCCACAGCGACCCCATCTACGTGGTGGACGGCATATTGCACTACTGCGTGGCAAACATGCCGGGGGCCTATGCCAGAACCTCCACGTTCGCCCTTAACAACGCCACCATCTACTATGGCAAGCAGCTGGCCAACAAGGGCTACGTGCAGGCCTGCAAGGACAACCCGGCCCTTAAGAAGGGGCTTAACATGGTGATGGGCAAGGTGACCTGTGAGCCCGTGGCGGAGGCCTTCAACCTTCCCTACACCCCGGTGGACCAGGTGCTGTAG
- a CDS encoding transketolase — translation MESLKRYLEEMRDSELREDYAELLREGARRGRIDAVMMTSCASSGHPGGSMSSMEIYMTAYGCARLNRQNLDDPDRDRVVISHGHTSPGAYSALIFWGLLDRNQVVPNFRRAGSPYQGHVEREVPGIDWGTGNLGQGLSAGVGFALAARGRGSSAHVYVLMGDGEQVKGQVAEARRLASKEKLSNITVLVDYNRIQICGRIEEIMPADIEALWKADGWNVLRADGHDFQDLYRAVRDAKACGVPTVILCDTVMGKGVSFMEGIPDYHGKALLGDKLEKALEELGGSMEEYRRMLSMRSGPLPKGLHVRPLKPSLDLGEPFTYDPSAKTDNRSAFGKALADVGARNRGASGATPILAFDCDLMGSVKLDGFAKACPEGFVQAGIQEHNTATVAGAASVAGVVAVWADFGVFGLDEVYNQQRLNDINGSSLKLFLTHVGLDVGEDGKTHQCVDYVGLFANTFGWKVIVPADPNQTDRAVRWALSQEGNVCVAMGRSVLPVVTDPDGTPLFGGGYLFRYGAIDLVRDGSQGVILALGPMVGRALKAAEILAERGVDVKVLCSASPLGMSADELFALVGRGPLLTVEDHNVNTGLGAQVANLMARNGVSLPFMPLGVFRYGDSGASDDVYRMMGLDPEGIAQSFLKLKEWLDA, via the coding sequence ATGGAATCGCTTAAGAGGTACCTTGAGGAGATGAGGGATTCAGAGCTCCGCGAGGATTACGCGGAGCTCCTTCGTGAGGGAGCCAGGAGGGGCAGGATAGATGCGGTGATGATGACGTCCTGCGCTTCCAGCGGTCATCCGGGAGGCTCCATGTCCAGCATGGAGATCTACATGACCGCCTATGGCTGCGCCAGGCTTAACCGCCAAAACCTTGATGATCCGGATCGGGATAGGGTGGTCATAAGCCATGGCCACACATCCCCCGGCGCATACAGCGCCCTTATATTCTGGGGCCTTTTAGACCGTAACCAGGTGGTTCCCAACTTCAGGCGGGCTGGAAGCCCTTATCAGGGGCACGTGGAGCGGGAGGTTCCCGGCATAGACTGGGGCACCGGTAACTTGGGACAGGGGTTGTCCGCGGGGGTGGGGTTTGCCCTGGCCGCCCGGGGCAGGGGTTCCTCCGCCCACGTTTACGTCCTCATGGGGGACGGGGAGCAGGTGAAGGGGCAGGTTGCGGAGGCCCGGCGGCTGGCTTCAAAGGAGAAGCTGTCCAACATAACCGTCCTGGTGGACTACAACCGGATTCAGATATGCGGAAGGATAGAGGAGATAATGCCCGCGGACATAGAGGCCCTTTGGAAGGCGGACGGCTGGAACGTCCTAAGGGCGGACGGGCATGACTTCCAGGACCTCTACAGGGCTGTGAGGGACGCCAAGGCATGCGGTGTTCCAACGGTGATATTGTGCGACACCGTGATGGGCAAGGGGGTATCCTTCATGGAGGGCATCCCGGATTATCACGGCAAGGCCCTGTTGGGGGATAAACTTGAGAAGGCCCTTGAGGAGCTGGGAGGCTCCATGGAGGAGTACCGGCGGATGTTGTCCATGCGCAGCGGTCCTCTGCCGAAGGGGTTGCATGTGCGCCCCTTAAAGCCTTCGTTGGACCTTGGAGAACCCTTTACCTATGATCCGTCCGCCAAGACCGATAACAGGTCCGCCTTCGGCAAGGCCTTGGCGGACGTTGGGGCTAGGAACAGAGGGGCCTCCGGCGCCACCCCCATTCTGGCCTTTGACTGCGACCTTATGGGGTCGGTAAAGCTTGACGGTTTTGCAAAGGCCTGCCCAGAGGGGTTTGTCCAGGCGGGCATACAGGAGCACAACACCGCCACCGTGGCGGGGGCGGCTTCTGTGGCGGGCGTGGTGGCGGTTTGGGCGGATTTCGGGGTCTTCGGCCTTGACGAGGTTTACAACCAACAGAGGCTTAACGACATAAACGGTTCCTCCCTCAAGCTCTTCCTGACCCACGTGGGCCTTGACGTGGGGGAGGACGGGAAGACCCACCAGTGCGTGGACTACGTTGGGCTTTTCGCCAACACCTTTGGCTGGAAGGTCATCGTGCCCGCGGATCCCAACCAGACCGACAGGGCGGTCCGGTGGGCCCTCTCCCAGGAGGGCAACGTGTGCGTAGCCATGGGCCGAAGCGTCCTTCCGGTGGTTACCGACCCTGATGGTACCCCCCTATTCGGCGGGGGCTATTTGTTCCGCTACGGGGCCATAGACCTGGTGAGGGATGGAAGCCAAGGGGTGATATTGGCGTTGGGCCCCATGGTGGGAAGGGCCCTTAAGGCTGCGGAGATACTGGCGGAGCGGGGCGTTGACGTGAAGGTCCTTTGTTCCGCCTCTCCGTTGGGCATGTCCGCCGATGAGCTCTTTGCCTTGGTGGGGCGGGGGCCCCTGCTCACCGTTGAGGACCACAACGTCAACACCGGCCTTGGGGCCCAGGTGGCGAACCTTATGGCCAGGAACGGGGTTTCCCTTCCCTTCATGCCCCTTGGGGTCTTCCGGTACGGCGATTCAGGAGCCTCCGATGATGTCTACCGGATGATGGGGCTTGACCCGGAGGGGATAGCCCAGTCCTTTTTGAAGCTCAAGGAGTGGCTCGATGCTTAA
- a CDS encoding tRNA (adenine-N1)-methyltransferase, translated as MLNYGDLVFLWSPRKGDCFLLRLSKGAVQGSRLGQLRHDDFVGRTYGDVVQSHNGEVFALLKPTLGEYLRRVKRNTQIVFPKEAGFILMHLNVGPGSRVVECGTGSGSLTCAFAHFVGDHGHVYTYDRREEFSQLARRNAERWGVADRITFKVRSLDEGFDERDADAVFLDLPTPWDYIGKAREALAPGNRIGILVPTFNQIERTLDELRAQGFADPQVVEILLRYLKTDPRRLRPEDVMVGHTGYLIFASKCEQGLYDLVVSKSKDKDTQTGQPSEELQEDCGV; from the coding sequence ATGCTTAACTACGGAGACCTGGTATTTCTTTGGTCCCCCAGAAAGGGGGACTGCTTCCTTCTGCGGCTATCCAAGGGAGCGGTGCAGGGTTCAAGGCTTGGACAGCTAAGGCACGACGACTTCGTAGGCAGGACCTACGGGGACGTGGTGCAAAGCCACAACGGTGAGGTCTTCGCCCTTCTTAAACCCACATTGGGTGAGTACTTGAGGCGCGTTAAGAGGAACACCCAGATAGTCTTTCCCAAGGAGGCGGGGTTTATCCTCATGCACCTTAACGTGGGGCCCGGCTCCAGGGTGGTGGAGTGCGGCACCGGTTCCGGAAGCCTCACCTGCGCCTTTGCGCACTTCGTGGGGGACCATGGCCATGTTTACACCTATGACCGCAGGGAGGAGTTCTCCCAGCTGGCCCGGCGGAACGCGGAGCGTTGGGGGGTGGCGGATCGGATAACCTTCAAGGTGAGGTCCCTTGACGAGGGGTTTGACGAGAGGGATGCGGACGCGGTCTTTCTGGATCTTCCGACGCCGTGGGACTACATAGGAAAGGCCAGGGAGGCCTTGGCGCCTGGCAACCGGATAGGCATTTTGGTTCCCACCTTCAACCAAATAGAGAGGACCCTTGACGAGCTAAGGGCCCAGGGTTTTGCGGATCCCCAGGTGGTGGAGATACTGCTAAGGTACCTCAAGACCGATCCAAGGCGCCTTAGGCCCGAGGACGTGATGGTGGGGCATACGGGGTATCTGATCTTCGCCAGCAAGTGTGAGCAGGGGCTTTACGATTTGGTGGTGAGCAAATCCAAGGACAAGGATACGCAGACCGGGCAACCGTCGGAGGAGCTTCAGGAGGATTGCGGTGTCTGA
- a CDS encoding epoxyqueuosine reductase QueH → MSEGNFDAPPKPRLLLHICCAPDGTVPWEELKGRFHVTGYFYGSNVHPEDEYLKRLEAVVSLKDHMGGDLIVEPYDPEGWLRRTWALREEAEGGGRCGLCFACLLYT, encoded by the coding sequence GTGTCTGAAGGGAACTTTGATGCGCCCCCTAAGCCCAGGCTTCTGTTGCACATATGTTGCGCCCCGGACGGTACGGTTCCATGGGAGGAGCTTAAGGGGCGGTTCCACGTGACCGGGTACTTCTACGGCTCCAACGTTCACCCGGAGGATGAATACCTTAAAAGGCTTGAGGCGGTGGTTAGCCTTAAGGATCACATGGGTGGGGATCTCATCGTGGAGCCCTACGACCCGGAGGGCTGGTTGAGGCGCACATGGGCTCTCCGGGAAGAGGCGGAGGGGGGCGGCCGTTGCGGCCTGTGCTTTGCCTGTCTCTTATACACAT